From a single Rosa rugosa chromosome 7, drRosRugo1.1, whole genome shotgun sequence genomic region:
- the LOC133721083 gene encoding acetyl-CoA carboxylase 1-like isoform X3, giving the protein MDTGEYYFLELNPRLQVEHPVTKWIAEINLLSAQVAVGMGIPLWQIPEIRRFYGMEHGSGYDAWRKTSVVATPFDFDKAESKRSKGHCVAVRVTSEDPDDGFKPASGKVQACGSGRGLSVWNLPVSECISRTSTRASVQDVVFDGLLLSLID; this is encoded by the exons ATGGACACTGGCGAGTACTATTTCTTAGAGTTGAACCCTCGGTTGCAG GTGGAGCACCCGGTCACTAAGTGGATAGCAGAAATAAATCTGCTATCAGCCCAAGTTGCAGTTGGGATGGGCATTCCTCTTTGGCAAATTCCTG AGATAAGGCGGTTCTATGGAATGGAACATGGTAGTGGATATGATGCTTGGAGAAAGACGTCAGTGGTTGCCACTCCATTTGACTTTGACAAGGCAGAATCTAAAAGGTCAAAAGGTCATTGTGTTGCTGTGCGTGTAACAAGTGAGGATCCAGATGATGGCTTTAAACCTGCTAGTGGGAAAGTTCAG GCTTGTGGTAGTGGTCGGGGTTTATCAGTTTGGAACCTTCCTGTTTCTGAATGCATTTCAAGGACTTCAACTCGTGCATCTGTACAGGATGTAGTATTTGATGGTCTGTTGTTGAGTCTGATTGACTAG
- the LOC133721083 gene encoding acetyl-CoA carboxylase 1-like isoform X4, which yields MDTGEYYFLELNPRLQVEHPVTKWIAEINLLSAQVAVGMGIPLWQIPEIRRFYGMEHGSGYDAWRKTSVVATPFDFDKAESKRSKGHCVAVRVTSEDPDDGFKPASGKVQELSFKSKPNVWAYFSVKVKSCNLITMHLLSNCIAGWS from the exons ATGGACACTGGCGAGTACTATTTCTTAGAGTTGAACCCTCGGTTGCAG GTGGAGCACCCGGTCACTAAGTGGATAGCAGAAATAAATCTGCTATCAGCCCAAGTTGCAGTTGGGATGGGCATTCCTCTTTGGCAAATTCCTG AGATAAGGCGGTTCTATGGAATGGAACATGGTAGTGGATATGATGCTTGGAGAAAGACGTCAGTGGTTGCCACTCCATTTGACTTTGACAAGGCAGAATCTAAAAGGTCAAAAGGTCATTGTGTTGCTGTGCGTGTAACAAGTGAGGATCCAGATGATGGCTTTAAACCTGCTAGTGGGAAAGTTCAG GAGCTGAGTTTTAAAAGCAAGCCAAATGTTTGGGCGTACTTTTCTGTTAAGGTAAAATCTTGCAATTTGATAACAATGCATTTATTATCAAATTGCATTGCTGGTTGGTCTTGA
- the LOC133721083 gene encoding acetyl-CoA carboxylase 1-like isoform X2, which yields MDTGEYYFLELNPRLQVEHPVTKWIAEINLLSAQVAVGMGIPLWQIPEIRRFYGMEHGSGYDAWRKTSVVATPFDFDKAESKRSKGHCVAVRVTSEDPDDGFKPASGKVQELSFKSKPNVWAYFSVKACGSGRGLSVWNLPVSECISRTSTRASVQDVVFDGLLLSLID from the exons ATGGACACTGGCGAGTACTATTTCTTAGAGTTGAACCCTCGGTTGCAG GTGGAGCACCCGGTCACTAAGTGGATAGCAGAAATAAATCTGCTATCAGCCCAAGTTGCAGTTGGGATGGGCATTCCTCTTTGGCAAATTCCTG AGATAAGGCGGTTCTATGGAATGGAACATGGTAGTGGATATGATGCTTGGAGAAAGACGTCAGTGGTTGCCACTCCATTTGACTTTGACAAGGCAGAATCTAAAAGGTCAAAAGGTCATTGTGTTGCTGTGCGTGTAACAAGTGAGGATCCAGATGATGGCTTTAAACCTGCTAGTGGGAAAGTTCAG GAGCTGAGTTTTAAAAGCAAGCCAAATGTTTGGGCGTACTTTTCTGTTAAG GCTTGTGGTAGTGGTCGGGGTTTATCAGTTTGGAACCTTCCTGTTTCTGAATGCATTTCAAGGACTTCAACTCGTGCATCTGTACAGGATGTAGTATTTGATGGTCTGTTGTTGAGTCTGATTGACTAG
- the LOC133721083 gene encoding acetyl-CoA carboxylase 1-like isoform X1 has translation MDTGEYYFLELNPRLQVEHPVTKWIAEINLLSAQVAVGMGIPLWQIPEIRRFYGMEHGSGYDAWRKTSVVATPFDFDKAESKRSKGHCVAVRVTSEDPDDGFKPASGKVQELSFKSKPNVWAYFSVKACGSGRGLSVWNLPVSECISRTSTRASVQDVVFDDTIRWIPSNPYASDSRSKW, from the exons ATGGACACTGGCGAGTACTATTTCTTAGAGTTGAACCCTCGGTTGCAG GTGGAGCACCCGGTCACTAAGTGGATAGCAGAAATAAATCTGCTATCAGCCCAAGTTGCAGTTGGGATGGGCATTCCTCTTTGGCAAATTCCTG AGATAAGGCGGTTCTATGGAATGGAACATGGTAGTGGATATGATGCTTGGAGAAAGACGTCAGTGGTTGCCACTCCATTTGACTTTGACAAGGCAGAATCTAAAAGGTCAAAAGGTCATTGTGTTGCTGTGCGTGTAACAAGTGAGGATCCAGATGATGGCTTTAAACCTGCTAGTGGGAAAGTTCAG GAGCTGAGTTTTAAAAGCAAGCCAAATGTTTGGGCGTACTTTTCTGTTAAG GCTTGTGGTAGTGGTCGGGGTTTATCAGTTTGGAACCTTCCTGTTTCTGAATGCATTTCAAGGACTTCAACTCGTGCATCTGTACAGGATGTAGTATTTGATG ATACCATTAGATGGATTCCAAGCAACCCCTATGCTTCAGATTCTAGATCGAAGTGGTAA